A part of Rattus norvegicus strain BN/NHsdMcwi chromosome 4, GRCr8, whole genome shotgun sequence genomic DNA contains:
- the Hyal6 gene encoding hyaluronoglucosaminidase 6 precursor produces MCSQWVAQLGELVLLVLVTQAALKPAMPPVIKNQPFNIFWAAPTLFCKDNFDVNMNLQAFNIIPNPFETQSGSTIAVFYPKELGYYPYFSEDGISFYGGIPQNVNLSEHLRKSANDIANAVSLWRSEGLAVIDWEGWRPQWDRNWGGRIIYKNHSLAFTRHHHPDWAETKVRTVAQQEFENAGKSLMNVTLTLALEMRPKRLWGFYLYPDCYNYDYRINPEFYTGSCPDDEIFRNDQLMWLWEKSAALYPSIYLSKILKSDINALKFVHFRVREALRIAEKARKDYALPVFIFSRPFYLQSIEALSEEDLVHTIGESAALGAAGIILWGGYEYSDTKETCLSLQQTVHGLLGPYALNVTSAAKLCSQSLCNSHGRCIRKTPDSSFYLHMPEDSQKNSVTSKGVNFVISPKSKLKAIVNMKNGFVCHCYYGWHGESCRSHSPNLQKNKVPATGFNLAVSVGMALFVILMNFFLFPTTMVIFL; encoded by the exons ATGTGTAGCCAGTGGGTGGCGCAGCTTGGTGAACTGGTGCTCTTGGTTCTGGTGACTCAAGCCGCTCTCAAACCAGCAATGCCTCCCGTGATCAAGAACCAACCTTTCAACATTTTCTGGGCTGCCCCTACTTTGTTTTGTAAAGATAACTTCGATGTAAATATGAATCTTCAAGCGTTCAACATCATTCCCAATCCCTTTGAAACCCAGAGTGGATCCACTATTGCTGTATTTTATCCAAAGGAACTGGGATATTATCCTTATTTCTCTGAAGATGGAATATCCTTCTACGGTGGAATACCTCAGAATGTGAACCTCTCTGAGCACCTCAGGAAAAGCGCCAATGACATTGCGAATGCTGTCTCTTTGTGGCGATCAGAAGGACTTGCTGTTATTGACTGGGAAGGCTGGAGGCCCCAGTGGGATAGGAATTGGGGCGGCAGAATAATATATAAAAACCACTCGCTAGCCTTCACTCGCCACCATCATCCTGACTGGGCCGAAACGAAAGTGAGAACAGTTGCTCAGCAAGAATTTGAAAATGCTGGAAAAAGTTTAATGAACGTCACTCTCACGTTGGCGTTAGAAATGAGACCAAAGCGTTTATGGGGCTTCTATCTCTATCCAGATTGCTACAATTATGATTACCGGATAAATCCAGAGTTCTACACAGGTAGCTGCCCAGACGATGAAATTTTCCGCAATGACCAGCTCATGTGGTTGTGGGAAAAGAGTGCAGCACTTTATCCTTCCATATATTtgagtaaaatattaaaatcagaCATAAATGCACTGAAATTTGTTCATTTTCGAGTGAGAGAAGCCCTGAGAATTGCTGAAAAGGCTAGGAAGGACTATGCTTtgccagtttttattttttccagaccATTTTATTTGCAAAGTATTGAAGCTTTGTCAGAg GAGGACTTAGTGCACACAATTGGTGAAAGTGCTGCATTGGGAGCAGCAGGAATAATATTGTGGGGAGGATATGAATATTCTGATACAAAG gAGACTTGCTTATCTTTGCAACAAACTGTTCATGGGCTATTGGGCCCCTATGCTCTCAATGTAACATCAGCAGCAAAGCTCTGTAGTCAAAGTCTATGTAACAGCCATGGAAGATGTATTCGGAAGACCCCCGACTCCTCCTTTTATCTGCATATGCCTGAAGATAGCCAAAAGAATTCTGTCACGAGCAAAGGTGTCAATTTTGTCATTTCTCCAAAAAGTAAACTGAAGGCAATAGTGAATATGAAGAATGGATTTGTGTGTCACTGTTACTATGGCTGGCACGGAGAGTCCTGCAGATCTCACTCTCCAaatctccaaaagaacaaggttCCTGCAACTGGATTTAATTTAGCAGTTTCTGTTGGCATGGCCTTATTTGTGATTCTGATGAATTTTTTCCTATTCCCTACTACAATGGTAATTTTTCTGTAA
- the Hyal6 gene encoding hyaluronoglucosaminidase 6 isoform X1: protein MCSQWVAQLGELVLLVLVTQAALKPAMPPVIKNQPFNIFWAAPTLFCKDNFDVNMNLQAFNIIPNPFETQSGSTIAVFYPKELGYYPYFSEDGISFYGGIPQNVNLSEHLRKSANDIANAVSLWRSEGLAVIDWEGWRPQWDRNWGGRIIYKNHSLAFTRHHHPDWAETKVRTVAQQEFENAGKSLMNVTLTLALEMRPKRLWGFYLYPDCYNYDYRINPEFYTGSCPDDEIFRNDQLMWLWEKSAALYPSIYLSKILKSDINALKFVHFRVREALRIAEKARKDYALPVFIFSRPFYLQSIEALSEETCLSLQQTVHGLLGPYALNVTSAAKLCSQSLCNSHGRCIRKTPDSSFYLHMPEDSQKNSVTSKGVNFVISPKSKLKAIVNMKNGFVCHCYYGWHGESCRSHSPNLQKNKVPATGFNLAVSVGMALFVILMNFFLFPTTMVIFL, encoded by the exons ATGTGTAGCCAGTGGGTGGCGCAGCTTGGTGAACTGGTGCTCTTGGTTCTGGTGACTCAAGCCGCTCTCAAACCAGCAATGCCTCCCGTGATCAAGAACCAACCTTTCAACATTTTCTGGGCTGCCCCTACTTTGTTTTGTAAAGATAACTTCGATGTAAATATGAATCTTCAAGCGTTCAACATCATTCCCAATCCCTTTGAAACCCAGAGTGGATCCACTATTGCTGTATTTTATCCAAAGGAACTGGGATATTATCCTTATTTCTCTGAAGATGGAATATCCTTCTACGGTGGAATACCTCAGAATGTGAACCTCTCTGAGCACCTCAGGAAAAGCGCCAATGACATTGCGAATGCTGTCTCTTTGTGGCGATCAGAAGGACTTGCTGTTATTGACTGGGAAGGCTGGAGGCCCCAGTGGGATAGGAATTGGGGCGGCAGAATAATATATAAAAACCACTCGCTAGCCTTCACTCGCCACCATCATCCTGACTGGGCCGAAACGAAAGTGAGAACAGTTGCTCAGCAAGAATTTGAAAATGCTGGAAAAAGTTTAATGAACGTCACTCTCACGTTGGCGTTAGAAATGAGACCAAAGCGTTTATGGGGCTTCTATCTCTATCCAGATTGCTACAATTATGATTACCGGATAAATCCAGAGTTCTACACAGGTAGCTGCCCAGACGATGAAATTTTCCGCAATGACCAGCTCATGTGGTTGTGGGAAAAGAGTGCAGCACTTTATCCTTCCATATATTtgagtaaaatattaaaatcagaCATAAATGCACTGAAATTTGTTCATTTTCGAGTGAGAGAAGCCCTGAGAATTGCTGAAAAGGCTAGGAAGGACTATGCTTtgccagtttttattttttccagaccATTTTATTTGCAAAGTATTGAAGCTTTGTCAGAg gAGACTTGCTTATCTTTGCAACAAACTGTTCATGGGCTATTGGGCCCCTATGCTCTCAATGTAACATCAGCAGCAAAGCTCTGTAGTCAAAGTCTATGTAACAGCCATGGAAGATGTATTCGGAAGACCCCCGACTCCTCCTTTTATCTGCATATGCCTGAAGATAGCCAAAAGAATTCTGTCACGAGCAAAGGTGTCAATTTTGTCATTTCTCCAAAAAGTAAACTGAAGGCAATAGTGAATATGAAGAATGGATTTGTGTGTCACTGTTACTATGGCTGGCACGGAGAGTCCTGCAGATCTCACTCTCCAaatctccaaaagaacaaggttCCTGCAACTGGATTTAATTTAGCAGTTTCTGTTGGCATGGCCTTATTTGTGATTCTGATGAATTTTTTCCTATTCCCTACTACAATGGTAATTTTTCTGTAA